The Ascidiaceihabitans donghaensis genome includes the window GGGCGACATTCAAATCCTGGTCGGTACACATGCCGTGTTTCAAAACGATGTTGTTTTTCGTGATTTGCGTTTGGCGATCGTTGATGAACAACACAGGTTCGGGGTTCGGCAACGCTTGGAGTTGGGCAAAAAAGGACGCCACGCGGATGTGCTGGTTATGACAGCGACGCCTATTCCGCGGTCTCTGGCCTTGGCGCAATATGGCGATATGGATGTGTCGGTTCTGGATGAAAAGCCCCCTGGCCGTAAACCAATCCGCACAGCTTTGGTCAGCACCGGCCGGATCGACGAAGTTGTGGATCGTCTTCGCGCAGTTATGCAAGAAGGGCGCCAGTGTTATTGGGTCTGCCCGTTGGTGGAAGAAAGCGAAGTTGTTGATCTAACCGCGGCAGAAGAACGGTTCAAACGCTTGCGTGCTGCGCTTGGCGAAGGGGTTGTTGGGCTGGTGCATGGGCAAATGCCACCTGCGGAAAAAGATGCCGCCATGGCCCGTTTTCAAGCCGGAGAAACAAAGGTTCTGGTTGCAACGACCGTTATCGAAGTCGGTGTAAACGTGCCAAATGCTACAATCATGGTGATCGAGCGTGCCGAAACCTTTGGTTTGGCACAGTTGCACCAACTGCGTGGGCGTGTGGGACGAGGTGATGCCGCATCAACGTGTTTGTTGATGTATCAAGCGCCTTTGTCTGAAACCGGACAAAAGCGGCTGGAGGTTCTGCGTGAAACGGAAGACGGTTTTGTCATTGCCGAGACAGATTTGCAAATGCGTGGATCGGGGGATTTGATCGGTGTTGCACAATCCGGTGTTCCGCGGTTCAAGGTTGCGGATCTGGAACGGCAGTCCGATTTGATGGCCGTGGCCCAAAGTGATGCGCGGCGGTTGCTGGCGGAAGATCCTGATTTGGAAAGCCCCAGGGGGCAGGCGGCCCGTGTTCTACTTTGGTTAATGCGTCAGGACGAAGCTATTCGTTTGATATCAGTGGGTTAATCACTTTTGTTCCAATAAGTTCACAAATGTTCTTAAAAAGTTCTTTACGAAGAGTTAATAATATGAGAACAAAGGTGCAACAAAGTACAGGAGGCCACGACATGACCACTCTTCGCCAGATCAAAAGCATCGCAACCCGCGCTCAGGACACGCTTCTGACAGACGCAATAGGGGCTGCTGCTTTAATGGTGATGCTTGTTGTCGGTTTGCACCTTCCATCCTTTGTCTGATTTTCTGCCTGCGATCTTATGCTGACCGTTCTTCGCGTCCGTCCCAAATTGATGCGTTAACTGACACTGCCTGTCCCAAGTTAGGCCCTTCGTGGCTTGGAACGTTCAGGTCCCCGTAAGACCCGCTTTACTTTGCGCCGCCATCCCGTCCCGGATGTGCGGCGCTTTTTTTTAGAACGTGTACGCGAGGCGTAGACCACCCCAATGTTTGCCCAGAATGCTAATTGGCGCGGACAGGTCTTTCATCATCACGAAGTTTCCGCCGCCCATGTCGCGCCGGTACACTTGCAGCAAAAACGGTGCAGTGTTGCGTCCGGCCTTCAATCCCACACGATCGTCAAAAATGCGTCGGTTTCGACAATTGGCCATGTTCCAAACCGGATCATCGCCTTGGGGGTGCGAAAACTTTCGATTGTGGGTTGGCAAATATCCGTTCACATCAATTGCTGCGCAAAAGACGACTTTATGGTCGAAATCCAGTGCAGCTTCTTGGAAACGGGGAAGAACTTTATCCATAACAAGCGTGGATTTGGTCATCACCTGAACGGGGTCACTGTTGATGATCGGGACATAGCTGCGATCAAATAATTCTGCGGACGTAATCGCGCCCTCATCTATGCTGCTGGCCAGAGCTTGCGAAATCTCCGCGGCCAATGACTGCACGTAGTCGATGAATTGCTGGTCTTCGGTCACACCACCCAAAGCAGCACTTGATTGCACCATTGATTCTGATGTGTCGATCAAATTCTGGATGCGTGTGTGTGTTTCTTCGATCCCGCTGACCGTGAAGTCGACAGTGTTCTGAATGCGATCCAGGCGCGGTCCAAAGTCCGTCAAGGAGCTTTCCACAGCCGAAGCATGAGAGGCAATTTGTGACGCTTGCATATTGGCGTCTCGTACGGATAATTCCATACGGCCCAATGCGTTGTCGGTTTTTGTTGATTGTTCCAAAACGTCACTCGCCTTGGTGGATATGTCCTTTGCTTCGATGCCCAGTGACGCGATCCATTTGGTCAGTTCTTCGATGTTGGTGGAAATCTGTGCCGCTGCGTTCTTGGTGTCGTGGCTTAGTTCGTTGATGGCATTGGCAACCACTGCAAACCCACGGCCGCTGTCGCCGGCACGGGCAGCTTCGATTTTTGCATTGATGGCCAATGTGTTCACTTGGGTGGAAATGGATGCGATTTGCGCATTGTTCTTTTTGACGGCCTGCAAAGTGTCGCTGACGGCGCCTGTGCGCTGTTCCAACTTTTGGACCCACTGCGCGACATCACGGGTTTTTTCGCCGGCTTCGCGCATGGTTTCCGCAGAATTCTGGACGTCTTTATAGGTTTTGCCGCTGTTATCAGCCAATGCCGCAATTGCGGTTTTTGCTTCGGAATTTGCAGACACAACGGATTGCGCACTTGAACTTAGCGCACCAAGGTCGGCGCGTTGTTGCTGGGCTTTGGCTTCGACCAGATCAAGAAAACCCGCGATATCGACGATCTCGAACCCCAGTGTGGATGCAGCGCGCCCAAGCCGGGTCATGTGTTGCGGGTTCGGGAAATGGTTTTGATGTGACATGCGGCCTCGGCAAGCGGATGGTTCCACTCAGCCATAGTCTGCATTTACTCAATTACAGTTAACGGCGCCCTGCTAAAACGCGTCAGGCGCAATCGGATTGCATAACCTGTTCAAACGCTTCGACCGTTGCATCCAAGCTTAGCAAGATGGACGCATGCCGGTTTTTGTAGTCGCGTGCCGGTTCCAAGACCTCAAAGCCCTCAAACGGTGCCGCGGGCACAGGGCCGTTGTTTTTTAACATTGTACGCATTTGGTCGCGTGCGGTCTGCATTTCGAACAACGTCCGACCAATCACTGCGGCCCCTGTCACAGCTGCTGCTGCTTGTCCAAGGGCACATGCTTTTACGTCCTGACCAAAGGCCACGATGCGCCCGTCTTGGACATCGAGATCAACGGTGACGGTTGACCCACATAACGGTGCACGCTTTTTGACAGTTGCCTGCGGACTTTCGAGACGGGTGTGGTGCGGAATATCTGTTGCCAGGGCAAGGATGCGCCCCGAATAGAGTTTGATTAGATCTGTATCAGCGGTCATCGCGGCTTCCCATCCTGCTTACCCTCATACATAAGCGTGTCAGCTAAAGATGCAAAAAGGTTTCTGACTATGTCCTTCGATCCTGCCACATTAACATACAATGAAGCGGGCCTTGTTCCGGTGATCGCGCAGGATGCTCGAAGCCACGAAGTTTTGATGATGGCTTGGATGAACCAAGAGGCGGTGGAGCGCACATTGTCGTCCAAGCGGGTGACTTATTGGAGCCGTTCACGCCAGGCGTTTTGGGTGAAAGGCGAAACCTCTGGCAACGTGCAGGAATTGGTGGATTTCCGCGTCGATTGTGACCGTGATTGCGTGGTGGCTTTGGTCAACCAAACAGGGCCCGCGTGCCATACAGGGCGCCGTACGTGTTTTTATACATCCGTTGTTGATGGCACGGAAACAGAGCTGATGGCCCCGGAATCCTGACCCGATAACCCCACCATTTTACGAATATCTTCAGGCGTGTAGCCTTCACTCCTGAATTTTGAAATTGCACGCGCATCATCGCGTTTGGCCAACCGTTTTCCGGTGTTGTCGCGTATCAGTTTGTGGTGGTGGTACGTAGGTGTGGGAAAGCTGAGAATCCGTTGAAGAACCACATGAATTTGTGTCGCTTCAAACAAATCGGCACCACGTATGACGTCCGTAATGCCTTGCGCTGCGTCATCCAACACTACAGACAAGTGATAAGACGTCCCCATGTCTTTACGCGAAAGCACTATATCTCCGACGTTAGATGTTACATCTTCTGACGTGAATACAACGTCTTGTGGGGCTTTGTTCATGTCGTTGAACCTGTAGGACGACATCGCATTGTCCTGACCAATGCGCGATGTGGCCAAATCCATATTCAACCGCATGACGGCCCCTTTGGGTCTTGGTCCGCTGATCTGACGAGCATCCAAGCGGCATGTACCCGGGTAAATAACGCCATCAGGCCCATGAGTTGGATAGCCTTCTTGTGGTGCAGACAAGGCGTTTGCAATGTCGCGACGCGAACATGTGCAGGGATACAGCAAACCTTGCGTCCAAAGCGCATCCAAGGCTTCGTCATATGCAGCAAATCGATCCGATTGGCGCACTACGTTTGGTGACCAACTTAAACCAAGCCACGCCAGATCCTCATAAATTTGGGTTTCCCATTCGGGACGGGCGCGGCTTTGATCAATGTCCTCGATGCGCAGAAGGAATTCACCGTTTTGCGCCACGGCCATGTCATGTGCCAGAAGGGCGGAATAGGCATGGCCCAAATGTAGAGGGCCGGTTGGGGATGGTGCAAATCGCGTTCTAAAGGTCACGCTTTTTCAACAACGTACACATTAGAGTTCAAGTTAATGCCAGGCAGATGAGGGCCATATTCCTTGAACAGAAGATGCGCGGCACCGACGTCGACCCATTCAGATAACGCAGCTTCGTGAACGGGGTCTGAAAGGGCATGATCATTAAACGAAAACACAAGTTTACCACCTTTCGGCAACGCGTTCATGATCGCGTGGAATACAGAAACAGGTGCAGCGCCGGCGCCAATCACCCCGACCGCTGCAACAGCAGAATAGGCCCCGTTCTTGATCTGCGCTTCAGTGTTTGAATCCGTTTGGTGCAAGTTTCTGTAAACGCCAGTCTGTGTGGCCTGCTTTAACATGTCAGTAGAAACATCCAAGCCATCAATGCATGAAAATCCGGCAGCACGCATGGCCAATCCGGACAATCCGGTCCCACATCCGAAGTCGAGTACCGGGCTGTCCAAAGCTGCGTTGCTCTGCGCCAGCGCCTGTGCACAGCGCGTCGGGGTCACATAACCGTTTTCCGTTATTTCAGCATTATAGGTGGACGCCCACGCATCATATAGTTCCGCGCCTGTCCGCGTTTCGGCGGCTGTATACACCTTGTCCAGAAATCCCTGTCCCATGTGGCACTGGTTAGCGGATCAGATCACGCAGCGTCCAGTGTGGATGTGCCCAACCATGTGGTCCAATCTGTTTTTGCACGGTCGGTGTAGGCTTTGTACCGGTCTTTCCGGCCCCGTCGTCCGCTTTTCAATCCCTCTACCAAAGGGAACAGTCCAAAATTGACGTTCATAGGCTGAAAGGTCTTCGCTTCAGCCCCGCCAGTTATGTGTGTGATCAAGGCCCCCATGGCCGTAGTGTTCGGTGGGGCCGAAATAGACCCTCCAAGGATTTCAGTGGCAGCCATGCGACCGGCGAGCAAACCCATAGCGGCGCTTTCAACATACCCTTCAACACCGGTGATTTGCCCCGCAAAGCGCAGATGTGGGGCGGACCGCAGTCGCATTTGGTCATCAAGCAGTGTTGGCGAATTCATAAAGGTGTTTCGGTGAATGCCACCCAATCGGGCAAAGCTTGCATTTTCAAGGCCGGGAATGCGTTTAAAAACATCGGTTTGTGCGCCATACTTCATCTTGGTTTGGAAGCCTACGATGTTGTACAATGTGCCTAGCTTGTTGTCGCGACGCAGCTGGACCACGGCATAAGGTTTGTTTTCCGGATCATGGATATTGGTCAGGCCAACCGGCTTCATCGGTCCGAACCGCAGGGTTTCGCGGCCACGTTCTGCCATGACTTCAATCGGCAGGCAGCCGTCAAAGTATCCTGCAGTTTCACCTTCTTTAAATTCGGTCTTGTCGGCCTCCATCAACGCATCGATGAACCCTTCGTATTGGTCTTTGGTCATCGGACAATTCAGGTAGGCCGTGCGTTCTTCTTCGGTGTCACCTTTATCATAGCGCGATTGCATCCATGCTTTGGACATGTCGATGCTGTCGAAGTACACGATGGGGGCGATGGCGTCGAAAAAGGCCAGCGCATCGACATCAGTGGCCGTAGCAATGGATTTTGCCAAATCGGAAGACGTCAGCGGACCAGTGGCCACGATCCAATGCCCTTCGGATGGCAAGTCTTTGATTTCGTCGTAGTTTACTGAAATGTTGGGGTGTGCCGTTAAGGCATCGGTAACCGATTGGGCAAAGTTGTCGCGATCGACGGCCAAAGCACCACCTGCAGGCAGTTTGTGCGCATCGGCTGTTTGCATAATCAGCCCGCCAGCCTGGCGCATTTCCCAATGCAGCAAGCCAACAGCGTTTTGTTCATCGTCGTCAGACCGGAAAGAGTTCGAACAAACCATTTCCCCAAGCAAACCGGTTTGGTGCGCAAAAGTTTCTACCTTTGGACGCATTTCGTGAATCACAACTTGCACGCCGATATTGGCGGCTTGCCATGCTGCTTCTGATCCGGCCATTCCGCCGCCGATAATATGAAGAACCTGTGTCATGGCGGTGATGTAGGGCAGGGGTGCGGATAGCGCAACTGAAACACGCGCAGGGTGCTTACAATTCAGTCGGGGCCTATTGTCAGGAGGGGGGATTTTTGGGGTCGCCGCTGCGGGGATTGGTCAGTTCGTGAGAGCGAACTTGGAGGGACCTTCCGCCCACGGCGACCCAAAAAGATGTGCCTTTCAGGCGCAGCATGTCTGCTGCTGTCTTATTTGTGCCTTATTCGCGCCCGATTTGCTACCATATTTTTGCAAACAATCGTTGCCAATTTTGGAAACAATGCTCAAGACTGCAATTTGCCAATATAAATCAGTAACTTATGGTGTATGCTTATTGCGTCCAGGTCGGATCACGCTTGTCCAAAAATGCCGCAATTCCTTCTTCGGTGTCGCGGTGCAGCATATTTTCGACCATAACATTGCCTGTGTGGGCATAGGCCTCGGCAACGGGCAGTTGCAATTGTTCGTAAAAAGCCTGCTTTCCGATTTTGACAGCCACTCCCAGTTTTGACGCGACAAGCTCGGCCAATGCGGTTGTTTCGGCCTCTAGCCTGTCAGCTGGAACGACCCGATTGATCAAACCCAAGGTTTCGGCGCGCTCTGCTTCGATAAATGTCCCTGTGGTAAGCATCTCGAACGCTTGTTTGCGCGGAATGTTTCGGGACAAGGCAACCATGGGGGTCGAACAAAACAGACCGATGTTCACACCATTAACGCCAAAGCGCGTGCCTTGTGCCGCAACCGCCATGTCGCAGGTCGCAACCAGCTGGCATCCCGCAGCGGTCGCGATGCCATGCACCTGTGCAATAACCGGTTGGGGCAGGGATTGCACACGCGTCATCATTGCGGCGCAACGGTCGAACAGGTCTTTGAAATAGGCTTTGCCACCATCGGAGTTCTGGCGCCCTTGTGTCATTTGCTTGAGGTCATGGCCGGCGCAGAATGCCTTGCCGGTGCCAGACAAAACAACGGCACGCACGGACGCGTCTTCTGCAATATCGTTCAGACTTGTGTGCAAAGCGTCCAGCATTTCGTCAGACAACGCATTCAGCCGATCTGGTGCGTTCATGACCAATGCTGCGACACCGTTTGTGTCCTTACGTTCCAAAATTCCCATCTTGCCCTCCCCGCAATTTGGTTGAAACGTTAGGGCAAGAATTTTGGAAGGGAAAGCAAATGTCTGTAAAAATGAATGAAGACGCTTTGATGATCTTCATGCGCGAGGTGTTTCACCAGCGTGCAGAGGACTTTGGCGTCGACCATGTGGCCGAGAACGAGATCACGATGCGGTTGTTCAATGATGACAAGCACTTGCGTCCCGGTGGTACGGTGTCGGGGCCTTCCATGTTCGCACTGGCTGATGTGGCGGCCTATCTGGTCACGCTTGCCATGATCGGGCCCAAAGCCCTGGCCGTTACCACAAGCTGTTCTATCGATTTTATGCGTAAACCCGCAGCGAATGTCGATTTGATTGCCAAGGCGCGGCTGTTAAAACTTGGTAAACAATTGTCCGTCAGTGATGTGATGCTTTATTCCGAAGGGTCTGACAAACCGGTGGCCCGCGCCAGTCTCACATACGCCATTCCGCCCAGCACATAAGATCCGGCTTCATCTCGCCAGATAAACCTCCCCCGGAGGGTCCCCAAGGTGCCAACGATCTGAACCAAAAAGGCCGCCGAAACATGTTCGGCGGCAAGGGAAGAGGTCTGGCAATCGCCACGGGGATGTCACGCTTGCCAGAACACCTTTGCAGACTCATCCAAGGCCTGATCCGGTGTCAGCCCCACGTCGCGCAATTGATGGCGGGTCAGTTGGCGTAAAGCCAATCGTGTGCGACGACGTGTTGTCCACTTTGACACAATGACTGCAAACTCGACCGCCCAAACCGATACAATCGGCAAGGCTTTGCTTTCGCGCAGGTAATTCAGTGCGTCGAGGTCGGTTTTGATCGTCAGTGTCATGGGAATCTCCTAATTGTATTGACACAATTTGACATCTCTGTCATGAATATTGATACGTAAAGTGATACAAAGAATCTATGGAAACATTGTAATGGATACAATTTGGCAGCCAGAGCTCGAAATCGGGGCGGGTCCCAAGTACAAAGCTGTGGCCAAGGCCATCCGCGATGGCGTGGCCACAGGTGATCTGAACGAAGGGACCAAGCTGCCTCCGGTACGGGATCTTGCATGGAAGTTAGGCATCACTCCGGGCACCGTGGCGCGTGCCTATACCATTCTGACCGACGAAGGGATGCTAACGGCCGAAGTGGGCCGTGGTACATATGTGGCCAAAGCCCGTCGCGACCCGATGCACCCCTGCGGGCAGGATGGGGGACTGGACATGCCCCTCGAAGTTGACAGCACCCTTCATAATTCCGAAGCGCAGACATGGCAGGTCAACCTGATTTCACCGCATCTTCCAAGTGTTGGACAAGCGCCCCTGATCCGCAATCTTTTGGCTGACATCGCCTATGATCCGCCATCTGGCGTCATGCATTATCCCACACGTCACAGCAGTTTACCGGCCCGCAAAGCCGCGGCGCAATGGATTGCATCACCCCCCTTGGGGGCTGTGACTGCAGAGGATGTGGTTCTGGCACATGGTGGCCAGAATGCGATTTTGCTGGTGTTTCAAACTCTTTTATCGGGGCGCAAACCGGTAATTTTGGTAGAAGAACTGTCCTATCCGGGCTTTCGTCGCGCGGCGGAACTGCTGCGGGCCCATGTGGTGCCTGTCGCGATGGACGAATACGGGTTGATCCCTGACGCTTTGGATGCGGCGGCAAAAGCACATGGGGCGCAAATTGTGTGTACCTCTCCCGAGGTGCACAATCCCACGTGCGGCTTTTGCCCCGAAAACCGCCGCCGTGCTTTGGTGGATGTGGCACGCAAACACGATCTGCAGATTATGGAAGACGATTGTTACCGCATGGGCACTGCGCGCGCACCCTCTTACCGCATTTTGGCGCCCGAGCGCAGTTGGTATGTCACCTCTATCTCTAAAACCCTGACACCT containing:
- a CDS encoding methyl-accepting chemotaxis protein, with protein sequence MSHQNHFPNPQHMTRLGRAASTLGFEIVDIAGFLDLVEAKAQQQRADLGALSSSAQSVVSANSEAKTAIAALADNSGKTYKDVQNSAETMREAGEKTRDVAQWVQKLEQRTGAVSDTLQAVKKNNAQIASISTQVNTLAINAKIEAARAGDSGRGFAVVANAINELSHDTKNAAAQISTNIEELTKWIASLGIEAKDISTKASDVLEQSTKTDNALGRMELSVRDANMQASQIASHASAVESSLTDFGPRLDRIQNTVDFTVSGIEETHTRIQNLIDTSESMVQSSAALGGVTEDQQFIDYVQSLAAEISQALASSIDEGAITSAELFDRSYVPIINSDPVQVMTKSTLVMDKVLPRFQEAALDFDHKVVFCAAIDVNGYLPTHNRKFSHPQGDDPVWNMANCRNRRIFDDRVGLKAGRNTAPFLLQVYRRDMGGGNFVMMKDLSAPISILGKHWGGLRLAYTF
- a CDS encoding iron-sulfur cluster assembly scaffold protein, with protein sequence MTADTDLIKLYSGRILALATDIPHHTRLESPQATVKKRAPLCGSTVTVDLDVQDGRIVAFGQDVKACALGQAAAAVTGAAVIGRTLFEMQTARDQMRTMLKNNGPVPAAPFEGFEVLEPARDYKNRHASILLSLDATVEAFEQVMQSDCA
- the hisI gene encoding phosphoribosyl-AMP cyclohydrolase; the protein is MSFDPATLTYNEAGLVPVIAQDARSHEVLMMAWMNQEAVERTLSSKRVTYWSRSRQAFWVKGETSGNVQELVDFRVDCDRDCVVALVNQTGPACHTGRRTCFYTSVVDGTETELMAPES
- the gluQRS gene encoding tRNA glutamyl-Q(34) synthetase GluQRS yields the protein MTFRTRFAPSPTGPLHLGHAYSALLAHDMAVAQNGEFLLRIEDIDQSRARPEWETQIYEDLAWLGLSWSPNVVRQSDRFAAYDEALDALWTQGLLYPCTCSRRDIANALSAPQEGYPTHGPDGVIYPGTCRLDARQISGPRPKGAVMRLNMDLATSRIGQDNAMSSYRFNDMNKAPQDVVFTSEDVTSNVGDIVLSRKDMGTSYHLSVVLDDAAQGITDVIRGADLFEATQIHVVLQRILSFPTPTYHHHKLIRDNTGKRLAKRDDARAISKFRSEGYTPEDIRKMVGLSGQDSGAISSVSVPSTTDV
- a CDS encoding class I SAM-dependent DNA methyltransferase; translated protein: MGQGFLDKVYTAAETRTGAELYDAWASTYNAEITENGYVTPTRCAQALAQSNAALDSPVLDFGCGTGLSGLAMRAAGFSCIDGLDVSTDMLKQATQTGVYRNLHQTDSNTEAQIKNGAYSAVAAVGVIGAGAAPVSVFHAIMNALPKGGKLVFSFNDHALSDPVHEAALSEWVDVGAAHLLFKEYGPHLPGINLNSNVYVVEKA
- the trmFO gene encoding methylenetetrahydrofolate--tRNA-(uracil(54)-C(5))-methyltransferase (FADH(2)-oxidizing) TrmFO — protein: MTQVLHIIGGGMAGSEAAWQAANIGVQVVIHEMRPKVETFAHQTGLLGEMVCSNSFRSDDDEQNAVGLLHWEMRQAGGLIMQTADAHKLPAGGALAVDRDNFAQSVTDALTAHPNISVNYDEIKDLPSEGHWIVATGPLTSSDLAKSIATATDVDALAFFDAIAPIVYFDSIDMSKAWMQSRYDKGDTEEERTAYLNCPMTKDQYEGFIDALMEADKTEFKEGETAGYFDGCLPIEVMAERGRETLRFGPMKPVGLTNIHDPENKPYAVVQLRRDNKLGTLYNIVGFQTKMKYGAQTDVFKRIPGLENASFARLGGIHRNTFMNSPTLLDDQMRLRSAPHLRFAGQITGVEGYVESAAMGLLAGRMAATEILGGSISAPPNTTAMGALITHITGGAEAKTFQPMNVNFGLFPLVEGLKSGRRGRKDRYKAYTDRAKTDWTTWLGTSTLDAA
- a CDS encoding enoyl-CoA hydratase, with amino-acid sequence MGILERKDTNGVAALVMNAPDRLNALSDEMLDALHTSLNDIAEDASVRAVVLSGTGKAFCAGHDLKQMTQGRQNSDGGKAYFKDLFDRCAAMMTRVQSLPQPVIAQVHGIATAAGCQLVATCDMAVAAQGTRFGVNGVNIGLFCSTPMVALSRNIPRKQAFEMLTTGTFIEAERAETLGLINRVVPADRLEAETTALAELVASKLGVAVKIGKQAFYEQLQLPVAEAYAHTGNVMVENMLHRDTEEGIAAFLDKRDPTWTQ
- a CDS encoding PaaI family thioesterase — encoded protein: MSVKMNEDALMIFMREVFHQRAEDFGVDHVAENEITMRLFNDDKHLRPGGTVSGPSMFALADVAAYLVTLAMIGPKALAVTTSCSIDFMRKPAANVDLIAKARLLKLGKQLSVSDVMLYSEGSDKPVARASLTYAIPPST
- a CDS encoding DUF1127 domain-containing protein codes for the protein MTLTIKTDLDALNYLRESKALPIVSVWAVEFAVIVSKWTTRRRTRLALRQLTRHQLRDVGLTPDQALDESAKVFWQA
- a CDS encoding PLP-dependent aminotransferase family protein, coding for MDTIWQPELEIGAGPKYKAVAKAIRDGVATGDLNEGTKLPPVRDLAWKLGITPGTVARAYTILTDEGMLTAEVGRGTYVAKARRDPMHPCGQDGGLDMPLEVDSTLHNSEAQTWQVNLISPHLPSVGQAPLIRNLLADIAYDPPSGVMHYPTRHSSLPARKAAAQWIASPPLGAVTAEDVVLAHGGQNAILLVFQTLLSGRKPVILVEELSYPGFRRAAELLRAHVVPVAMDEYGLIPDALDAAAKAHGAQIVCTSPEVHNPTCGFCPENRRRALVDVARKHDLQIMEDDCYRMGTARAPSYRILAPERSWYVTSISKTLTPALRIGLAVAPEGQSARLRRASEHSFFGLATPMMDLCAKLLTHKSLDALVTQVRKTNNSYVQAAVNILGGFDLKWQQDVPFLWLHLPEGWRAGAFAQAAEAQGVRIRIAEEYACRDARAPHAIRFAINAGVTLESFEAAIGRLRDLLDNPQDQIGV